One Candidatus Sulfurimonas baltica DNA segment encodes these proteins:
- a CDS encoding DNA-processing protein DprA — protein MNIVEDKIEELSCMKSYPNQLFYDGNLELLKRTKISIVGSRRPTKYSRFMIQKLASQLAKNGICVVSGGAMGIDAVAHSGAGALHTISVLPCGVDIRYPAVNKNLLNDIKNNGLLLSQFDSGFLATPWSFVVRNELVVALGDVLVVGEAELGSGTMRSVEFALKMGKEIYVLPQRLGESEATNRLLKDNKAKLIYDIDEFAARFSTCKGIHVENKIDDFLEFCNNNPTYDDALKKYPSRVFEAELNGDIEIRNGLLFLT, from the coding sequence ATGAATATAGTTGAAGATAAAATTGAAGAGCTTTCGTGCATGAAAAGCTATCCAAACCAGCTTTTTTATGATGGAAATCTTGAACTTTTAAAGCGAACCAAAATCTCAATTGTTGGAAGTCGAAGACCTACTAAATACTCCCGCTTTATGATTCAAAAACTAGCATCTCAATTGGCTAAAAATGGGATATGTGTTGTTAGTGGAGGAGCTATGGGTATTGATGCTGTTGCTCATAGTGGAGCTGGAGCTTTGCACACTATATCTGTATTGCCGTGCGGTGTTGACATTAGATATCCAGCGGTGAATAAAAACTTACTAAACGATATAAAAAACAATGGACTTTTACTGAGTCAATTTGATTCAGGTTTTTTGGCGACTCCTTGGAGCTTTGTTGTAAGAAATGAGCTTGTTGTGGCGCTTGGCGATGTTTTGGTTGTTGGTGAGGCTGAGCTGGGTAGTGGAACCATGAGAAGTGTTGAGTTTGCTTTAAAGATGGGGAAAGAGATTTATGTTCTTCCCCAACGACTAGGTGAGAGTGAAGCTACAAATAGACTGCTTAAGGATAATAAGGCAAAACTGATTTACGATATAGATGAATTTGCAGCGAGATTTTCTACATGTAAAGGTATACATGTAGAGAATAAAATAGACGATTTTTTAGAATTTTGTAACAATAATCCAACTTACGATGACGCTCTAAAGAAATATCCCAGCAGAGTTTTTGAAGCTGAACTAAACGGTGATATTGAGATTAGAAATGGACTACTTTTTTTAACTTAA
- a CDS encoding pentapeptide repeat-containing protein, with translation MSKNAELIADGLDCFAEDFEKVSLHGETIKNAEFEECTFVSCDFSETLFRSCRFIDCRFENCNLSLMKLTDSKVSGCEFISSKLIGIDWTMCDWKSLLSNEPMKFKQCILNDSNFYGLLQDRIEIRECSAKDLDFRSGSFKNADFRGSDFKGALFGDTHLEYANFTDASNTNIDLKNNYIKGAVFNRYEALYMLESMGIVLVD, from the coding sequence ATGAGTAAAAATGCAGAACTAATAGCAGATGGTCTTGACTGTTTTGCAGAAGATTTTGAGAAGGTTTCCCTTCATGGAGAAACTATAAAAAATGCAGAATTTGAAGAATGTACGTTTGTCTCATGTGATTTTAGTGAGACTCTTTTTCGTTCGTGCCGCTTTATAGATTGTCGGTTTGAAAACTGTAATCTGAGCCTGATGAAGCTTACTGACTCTAAGGTAAGTGGGTGTGAGTTCATCTCATCTAAGTTGATAGGCATTGATTGGACTATGTGTGATTGGAAAAGTTTGTTGAGTAATGAACCGATGAAGTTTAAGCAGTGTATATTAAATGATAGCAACTTCTATGGACTCTTACAAGATAGGATTGAGATAAGAGAGTGTAGTGCAAAAGATCTTGATTTTCGTTCTGGATCATTTAAAAATGCGGACTTTAGAGGGAGTGACTTCAAAGGAGCGCTCTTTGGTGATACTCATTTAGAATACGCAAATTTCACAGACGCAAGTAATACGAATATAGACCTAAAAAACAACTATATAAAAGGTGCTGTATTTAATCGTTATGAAGCGCTTTATATGCTTGAGAGTATGGGGATTGTTTTGGTTGACTAA
- the rpsF gene encoding 30S ribosomal protein S6 has protein sequence MRNYENLVIVKPTLTAEEIQASITAIEEVITSNGGEIATTDAMGMRKLAYSIDKNERGYFHVIYYSVAPSAITEIERRFRINEDILRFVTIKYDTNREVVAFNQLVQKAQKKAAAPAKVEAEAEVTAEAEVAVAE, from the coding sequence ATGAGAAATTACGAAAACCTAGTAATCGTAAAACCGACACTAACAGCAGAAGAAATTCAAGCTAGCATTACTGCTATCGAAGAAGTTATCACTTCTAACGGTGGCGAAATTGCCACAACAGACGCAATGGGTATGAGAAAATTAGCATATTCTATTGATAAAAATGAGCGTGGATACTTCCATGTTATCTACTATTCAGTTGCTCCATCAGCAATTACTGAAATTGAGAGACGCTTTCGCATTAATGAAGATATTCTTCGTTTTGTTACTATCAAGTATGATACTAACCGTGAAGTAGTAGCTTTTAATCAACTAGTGCAAAAAGCTCAAAAGAAAGCAGCAGCGCCTGCTAAAGTTGAAGCAGAAGCTGAAGTAACAGCAGAAGCTGAAGTAGCAGTAGCAGAGTAA
- a CDS encoding sensor domain-containing protein, producing MHLKQELFNGELILDSLEQNIFVKDVNSVYIFANNTYAKLLGKKPSQIVGKNDLDLFPKEIAQKYRDDDTIVIQSAQVIDIEEDIIVGNKKRVIRTIKKPIYSNGEIVAVVGIFWDITNEKLEEKKYEKLQSGLMQAQSLANIGHWELDLVTNSLYWSDEVYRIFGLKPQEFGATYEAFLKHIHPDDIDLVNNSYMNSLEARIGYHVEHRIVRENGEIGYVEETCEHEFDADGNPVRSIGTVHDITKQKVVQNELLLASTVFEKMNDGVLITDSQQRILAINKAFNKISGYTLEDVKGKRPAMLSSGWHDNIFYKSVWDAIISKGQWRGEIIDRKKDGELYTAELSIIALYNDDGILTNYISITNDISAKKQQEKLIHNLAYYDYLTDLPNRVLFEERFVSRLSAAKRSGKKMAILFIDMDNFKNINDTLGHLVGDKFLIEVAKSIKALLREQDTFSRLGGDEFTILIEDVDSIIDIVPVVKRIVNTFHTPVEIEDKKLYSGVSMGISVFPDDGETYEALIKAADTAMYHVKESGKNGYQFFAQSMNDKITERVFLENNLRNAISKDEFFLVYQPKVNLETRSVYGMEALIRWNHGESGLIRPDKFIHVSEETGQILEIGLWVAKQAFIDTKILHDEGNMLTVSINVSSKQLEDESFVDDICTLVQDTGIEISYVELEITESHIMNNVDKALAILNRLHKKGFKLSIDDFGTGYSSLSYLKKLPVQTIKIDRSFVLDIDKDEDDRVIVATVIAMARSLGKDVIAEGSETKEHIDTLKLLHCHKIQGYYFSKPIKIDAFREFIRDFKGEGKSA from the coding sequence ATGCATTTAAAACAAGAGCTATTTAATGGTGAGCTCATACTTGATTCACTTGAGCAAAATATTTTTGTAAAAGATGTCAACTCTGTATACATTTTTGCAAATAATACTTATGCCAAATTACTTGGTAAGAAGCCTTCTCAAATAGTAGGTAAAAATGATTTAGATTTATTTCCTAAAGAGATTGCCCAAAAATATAGAGATGATGATACCATTGTTATACAAAGCGCACAAGTTATAGATATAGAAGAAGATATTATAGTCGGTAATAAAAAAAGAGTAATAAGAACTATAAAAAAACCAATCTACTCTAATGGTGAAATTGTTGCAGTTGTGGGTATTTTTTGGGATATAACAAATGAAAAATTAGAAGAAAAGAAGTATGAAAAACTTCAATCAGGACTTATGCAGGCGCAATCTCTGGCAAATATTGGGCATTGGGAATTAGATTTAGTAACAAATAGTCTGTATTGGTCCGATGAGGTTTACCGTATTTTTGGTCTTAAGCCTCAGGAATTTGGTGCCACATATGAAGCATTTTTAAAACATATTCATCCAGATGATATTGATTTGGTTAACAATAGTTATATGAACTCGCTAGAAGCAAGGATTGGATACCACGTTGAGCACCGTATTGTTCGCGAGAACGGAGAGATAGGGTATGTTGAAGAGACATGTGAACATGAGTTTGACGCTGATGGGAATCCGGTTAGATCTATAGGCACAGTACATGATATAACTAAACAAAAAGTTGTACAAAATGAACTTCTTTTAGCTTCTACAGTTTTTGAAAAAATGAATGACGGTGTACTTATTACTGATTCACAGCAACGTATTTTGGCTATAAATAAAGCGTTTAATAAGATATCTGGATATACACTTGAAGATGTTAAGGGCAAAAGACCTGCTATGTTAAGTTCTGGTTGGCATGACAATATTTTTTATAAATCAGTATGGGATGCTATTATTAGCAAAGGTCAATGGAGAGGTGAAATTATTGACCGTAAAAAAGATGGGGAACTATATACGGCAGAGCTTAGTATAATTGCTTTGTATAATGATGATGGTATATTGACAAATTATATATCTATTACTAACGATATTAGTGCTAAAAAACAGCAAGAAAAATTAATACATAACCTTGCATACTATGATTATCTAACAGATTTACCAAACAGAGTGTTGTTTGAAGAGCGTTTTGTTAGCAGATTGTCTGCAGCGAAGCGTAGTGGCAAAAAAATGGCCATACTCTTTATAGATATGGATAATTTCAAAAATATAAATGATACACTTGGACACCTTGTTGGTGATAAATTCCTTATAGAAGTGGCAAAATCTATAAAGGCTCTTCTTAGAGAACAAGATACCTTTTCGCGTTTAGGTGGAGATGAATTTACAATTCTTATAGAGGATGTGGATTCTATTATTGATATAGTTCCAGTTGTTAAGAGGATAGTTAATACATTTCATACTCCAGTTGAGATAGAGGATAAAAAACTGTATTCCGGTGTTAGTATGGGGATAAGTGTCTTCCCTGATGATGGTGAGACATATGAAGCGCTTATAAAAGCAGCTGATACAGCCATGTATCATGTAAAAGAGTCAGGAAAGAATGGCTACCAGTTTTTTGCTCAATCTATGAATGATAAGATAACAGAGCGTGTATTTTTAGAAAATAATCTGCGTAATGCAATTAGTAAAGATGAGTTTTTTTTGGTATACCAGCCAAAAGTAAACCTTGAAACAAGGTCTGTATATGGGATGGAAGCACTGATTCGTTGGAATCATGGAGAGTCTGGTCTTATACGACCTGATAAATTTATACATGTGTCTGAGGAGACAGGACAGATACTGGAAATAGGCTTATGGGTGGCAAAACAGGCATTTATAGATACTAAGATACTTCATGACGAAGGGAATATGTTAACTGTATCTATTAATGTTTCTAGTAAGCAGTTAGAAGATGAATCTTTTGTTGATGATATCTGCACTCTTGTTCAAGACACCGGTATTGAAATAAGTTATGTTGAGTTAGAGATAACCGAGAGCCATATTATGAATAATGTCGACAAAGCATTAGCAATATTAAATAGGTTGCATAAAAAAGGTTTTAAACTCTCTATTGATGATTTTGGAACAGGTTATTCATCACTGAGTTATCTTAAGAAACTACCAGTACAAACTATAAAAATAGATCGTAGTTTTGTGCTTGATATTGATAAAGATGAGGATGATAGAGTTATTGTTGCCACAGTAATAGCAATGGCTAGGTCTTTAGGAAAGGATGTAATTGCTGAGGGTTCGGAAACCAAAGAGCATATTGACACTCTAAAACTTTTGCACTGTCATAAGATACAAGGGTACTATTTTAGTAAACCGATAAAAATAGATGCTTTTAGAGAGTTTATACGTGATTTTAAAGGTGAGGGCAAATCAGCTTAA
- a CDS encoding carbon-nitrogen hydrolase family protein — protein sequence METQIKENIELKYLSMDDYQELKEVMLLSYETMPDAYWKEHQFKSLIDKFPEGQIIIKIDGEIAGCALSIIVKYDEFANHHTYQEITGNYTFDTHTDKGDILYGIDVFVKPKFRGLRLGRRLYDYRKELCEKLNLKGIAFGGRIPNYHKYENEFSPKEYIEKVKRKEIHDPVLNFQISNDFHPSKILKGYLEVDQASGEFAVLLEWDNIYYEKPSKITSAKKKIVRLGLIQWQMRPYKNLAELIQQAEYFIDTVSGYRSDFALFPEFFNAPLMAENNHLSEPAAIRELAKHTHDIIQKFSEFAISYNINIISGSMPEIKDGHLYNVGYLCRRDGTIDRYEKIHVTPDEVKIWGMQGGHEIKTFDTDCGKIGVLICYDSEFPELSRLLAEDGMDILFVPFLTDTQNGYSRVRHCSQARAIENECYVAIAGSVGNLPNVHNMDMQFAQSMVFTPCDFAFPTNGIKAEATPNTEMVLIADVDIDLLTELHEFGSVKNLKDRRKDIYEVKRTT from the coding sequence ATGGAAACGCAGATAAAAGAAAACATTGAGTTAAAATATCTAAGCATGGATGATTATCAAGAGTTAAAAGAGGTTATGCTCTTATCATATGAGACTATGCCCGACGCTTATTGGAAAGAGCATCAATTTAAATCATTGATTGATAAATTTCCAGAGGGTCAGATTATTATAAAAATTGATGGTGAAATAGCCGGATGTGCATTATCAATTATAGTAAAGTATGATGAATTTGCAAATCATCACACATATCAAGAAATAACAGGTAACTATACTTTTGATACGCATACAGACAAGGGAGATATACTTTACGGAATTGATGTCTTTGTCAAACCTAAATTTAGGGGTCTTAGACTAGGAAGGCGTTTGTACGATTACAGAAAAGAGTTATGTGAAAAGTTAAATCTTAAAGGGATTGCTTTTGGTGGTAGAATTCCAAACTATCACAAATATGAAAATGAATTTTCACCAAAAGAGTATATTGAAAAGGTAAAAAGAAAGGAGATTCACGATCCTGTACTCAATTTTCAAATATCAAATGATTTTCACCCATCAAAAATATTAAAAGGGTATTTAGAAGTGGATCAAGCATCTGGTGAGTTTGCAGTTTTACTAGAATGGGATAATATCTATTATGAAAAACCAAGTAAGATAACGTCAGCAAAGAAAAAAATAGTTCGCTTGGGCTTGATTCAATGGCAAATGAGACCTTATAAAAATCTAGCAGAGTTAATTCAGCAAGCTGAATATTTCATAGATACTGTTTCAGGATATCGTTCAGATTTTGCGTTGTTTCCGGAATTTTTCAATGCACCTTTGATGGCTGAGAACAATCACCTCTCAGAGCCTGCAGCAATTCGAGAATTGGCGAAACACACACATGATATTATTCAAAAATTTTCAGAGTTTGCTATATCATACAACATTAACATTATCTCTGGAAGTATGCCTGAGATAAAAGATGGTCACTTATACAATGTCGGTTATTTATGCAGACGCGATGGGACAATTGATCGTTACGAGAAAATACATGTAACACCGGATGAGGTAAAAATATGGGGGATGCAGGGTGGTCATGAGATAAAAACTTTTGATACGGACTGTGGAAAAATCGGGGTGCTAATCTGTTACGATTCTGAATTTCCTGAGCTCAGCAGACTCCTTGCAGAAGATGGAATGGACATATTATTTGTCCCTTTTTTAACAGACACACAAAACGGCTATTCAAGAGTAAGACATTGCTCCCAGGCAAGAGCTATTGAGAATGAATGTTATGTTGCTATTGCAGGAAGCGTGGGGAATCTACCTAATGTACACAATATGGATATGCAGTTCGCTCAGTCTATGGTCTTTACTCCTTGTGATTTTGCTTTTCCAACAAATGGGATAAAAGCGGAAGCTACGCCAAATACGGAAATGGTTTTAATAGCCGATGTTGACATAGACCTTTTAACGGAGCTACATGAATTTGGAAGTGTCAAAAACTTAAAAGATAGAAGAAAAGATATATATGAAGTAAAGAGAACAACTTAG
- a CDS encoding single-stranded DNA-binding protein: MYNKVIMVGNLTRDIELRYSQGGMGIATTSLATSRKFTTNGEKKEEVCFVDITFFARSAEIANQYLRKGSKILVEGRLNFDQWVDQNGQKRSKHTVVVETMQMLDSKGDNQGGGSNYQAPQGQQNQPQQQQSYQQPSYQQQPQSYQQPAQQNANAYSKQMPSSDSVPVIDIDEDEIPF; encoded by the coding sequence ATGTATAACAAAGTTATTATGGTTGGAAACTTAACTCGCGATATCGAACTTAGATACTCTCAAGGCGGAATGGGGATAGCAACTACTTCTCTAGCAACAAGCCGAAAATTCACTACCAATGGTGAGAAAAAAGAGGAAGTCTGTTTTGTAGATATCACATTCTTTGCAAGAAGCGCGGAGATTGCTAACCAATACCTTAGAAAAGGGAGTAAAATCCTAGTTGAAGGTAGACTTAACTTTGATCAATGGGTAGATCAAAATGGACAGAAACGCTCTAAGCATACCGTAGTTGTTGAGACTATGCAGATGTTAGATTCTAAAGGTGACAACCAAGGTGGCGGTAGTAATTATCAAGCACCTCAAGGTCAACAGAATCAGCCTCAGCAGCAACAAAGTTATCAACAACCGAGCTATCAGCAGCAGCCACAAAGCTATCAACAGCCGGCTCAGCAAAATGCTAATGCTTACTCTAAGCAAATGCCAAGTAGCGACTCTGTTCCAGTGATTGACATAGATGAAGATGAAATTCCGTTTTAG
- a CDS encoding divergent polysaccharide deacetylase family protein — protein sequence MRKRKNKSSKKSSNILMYTAWTLAVIAIILGSLIAGYYIGYEEAKDKMVKKELRKDKKKLEMLRKLEAVSAQKDKSSVSSRLKEVLKKDEEKKLDKEPEISVKHISASHEYDDETLPNAPEREAKIVFTKPKLAIIIDDVSVKSHVNAIKSLNLPLTMSFLPPSEFRPNSAILASHENFYMVHLPMEAKSFTKEEPFTLRVADSQTKISQRIASIKKLFPNVKYINNHTGSKFTSNELAVNKLIYALKKQNIDFIDSRTIASTKVPVVMKNYGKKYMARDIFLDHELEKEYVKKQIKEAIKVAKVHGTAIAIGHPHANTIMALSESKKLFEDVELVLIDRLY from the coding sequence ATGAGAAAAAGAAAAAATAAAAGTTCTAAAAAAAGTTCAAATATTTTAATGTACACAGCGTGGACCTTGGCAGTAATAGCAATAATCTTAGGTTCTCTTATAGCAGGGTACTACATAGGTTATGAAGAAGCCAAAGATAAAATGGTAAAAAAAGAGCTAAGAAAAGATAAAAAAAAATTGGAGATGCTTAGAAAGCTTGAGGCTGTTAGTGCACAAAAAGATAAAAGCAGCGTAAGCAGTCGTCTTAAAGAGGTGTTGAAAAAAGATGAGGAGAAAAAGCTAGATAAAGAACCAGAAATCAGCGTGAAGCACATCAGTGCGTCACATGAATATGATGATGAAACTTTACCCAATGCGCCAGAGAGAGAGGCAAAAATAGTTTTTACAAAACCAAAGTTGGCGATTATTATAGACGATGTGAGTGTAAAGTCACATGTGAACGCAATTAAGAGTCTAAATTTACCACTTACCATGTCTTTTCTGCCACCAAGTGAGTTTAGACCTAACTCGGCAATACTAGCTTCACATGAAAATTTTTATATGGTTCATTTGCCTATGGAAGCTAAGAGCTTTACAAAAGAGGAGCCATTTACTTTAAGAGTTGCTGATTCGCAGACAAAGATTTCTCAAAGAATTGCAAGTATAAAGAAACTGTTTCCAAACGTGAAATATATAAACAATCACACAGGAAGCAAATTTACATCTAACGAATTAGCTGTAAATAAACTAATCTATGCCCTGAAAAAACAAAATATAGACTTTATAGACAGCAGAACTATCGCTTCAACAAAAGTACCTGTTGTTATGAAAAATTATGGAAAAAAATATATGGCCAGAGATATATTTTTAGATCATGAATTGGAAAAAGAATACGTCAAAAAGCAGATTAAAGAAGCGATAAAAGTAGCAAAAGTACATGGAACTGCCATAGCCATAGGACATCCACATGCAAATACAATTATGGCACTGAGTGAATCAAAAAAACTTTTTGAGGATGTTGAGCTAGTCCTTATAGATAGACTGTATTAA
- the serS gene encoding serine--tRNA ligase has product MIDLKLLQKDFDGVSTKLMRKGVDAKLIENLKTKNEELKLAKSEFETLQALQNSMSKEFGVYKREGKDVSELKAKVDANKIKITEALDIQRVKQEDLETLAMSIPNIPDDKVPDGADENDNVEIRKVLIPKEFSFTPKEHWELAEQNGWIDFERGVKLATSRFSVSFGMGARLERALINFMLDFNRQRGFEEVSVPALVNRTALEGTGQLPKFEDDLYKIDSLELFLIPTAEVPVTNLYQDEILPEDKLPIKMTAYTSCFRKEAGAAGRDTRGMIRQHQFHKVELVSLAKPEQSDEIFDEMVTCASDILTALELPHRLVTLCTGDLGFSAANTVDIEVWLPGQATYREISSISNTREFQARRAKIRFKDGGKNSFVHTLNGSSLAVGRTLVAIMENNQNEDGSITIPEVLKPYLGM; this is encoded by the coding sequence ATGATTGATTTAAAACTATTACAAAAAGATTTTGATGGCGTTAGTACGAAGTTAATGCGCAAGGGCGTTGATGCTAAACTTATTGAAAATTTAAAAACTAAAAATGAGGAACTGAAGTTAGCTAAATCTGAATTTGAAACTCTTCAAGCATTACAAAACAGCATGAGCAAAGAGTTTGGAGTTTACAAACGAGAAGGTAAAGACGTTAGCGAACTTAAGGCTAAAGTTGATGCAAATAAAATAAAAATAACTGAGGCGTTAGATATTCAAAGAGTAAAACAAGAAGATTTAGAGACTCTTGCCATGAGTATTCCAAATATACCAGATGACAAAGTTCCAGATGGTGCTGATGAAAATGACAATGTAGAAATTAGAAAAGTTTTAATTCCAAAAGAGTTTAGCTTTACCCCTAAAGAGCATTGGGAGTTAGCTGAGCAAAATGGCTGGATAGACTTTGAGCGTGGTGTAAAACTTGCGACTAGCCGTTTTAGTGTAAGCTTTGGTATGGGGGCGAGATTAGAGCGTGCACTTATAAACTTTATGCTTGACTTTAATCGCCAAAGAGGCTTTGAAGAGGTCAGTGTTCCAGCACTTGTAAACAGAACTGCTCTAGAGGGGACAGGGCAACTTCCTAAGTTTGAAGATGATTTGTATAAAATTGACTCTTTAGAACTATTTTTAATTCCTACAGCAGAAGTTCCAGTAACTAACCTCTACCAAGATGAGATACTTCCTGAAGACAAACTACCTATAAAAATGACAGCTTATACCTCGTGCTTTAGAAAAGAGGCTGGAGCTGCCGGGCGTGATACAAGAGGGATGATTAGACAGCATCAATTTCACAAAGTAGAACTTGTTTCTCTGGCAAAACCTGAACAAAGTGATGAAATATTTGATGAGATGGTTACATGTGCATCTGATATCTTGACTGCACTTGAACTTCCTCACCGTCTTGTAACTCTTTGTACAGGAGATTTAGGTTTTAGCGCAGCTAATACAGTAGATATAGAGGTTTGGTTACCAGGTCAAGCAACTTACCGTGAAATCTCTTCTATCTCAAACACTAGAGAGTTTCAAGCAAGACGTGCAAAAATCCGTTTTAAAGATGGCGGTAAAAACTCTTTCGTACATACACTAAACGGCTCTTCTTTAGCTGTTGGTCGTACTCTTGTAGCTATTATGGAAAACAATCAAAATGAAGATGGAAGTATTACTATTCCAGAAGTTTTAAAACCTTATTTAGGGATGTAA
- the serB gene encoding phosphoserine phosphatase SerB: MLKLAVFDFDSTLMDGETIDFFAEELGLGEKVSKITEAAMSGELDFFESLQQRVSLLKGLDFSIVEKISHNLPYMPGAKETIAELKKRGMTVVCFSGGFRTATTYAKDILGYDADFSNALHVKDGKLTGLVGGDMMFNFSKGDMLVRLQNILGVSEDETLVCGDGANDLSMFAHAGTRVAFCARDILKKEANIIIETKDLTQILKELD; this comes from the coding sequence ATGTTAAAACTGGCTGTTTTTGATTTTGATTCTACGCTTATGGATGGCGAGACAATAGATTTTTTTGCTGAGGAGCTCGGACTTGGTGAAAAGGTTAGTAAAATAACTGAAGCGGCAATGAGTGGCGAGTTGGATTTTTTTGAATCACTTCAGCAAAGAGTTAGTCTTTTAAAAGGTCTTGACTTTAGTATTGTTGAAAAGATAAGTCATAATCTTCCTTACATGCCAGGTGCTAAAGAGACAATAGCAGAGCTTAAAAAAAGAGGTATGACAGTAGTGTGTTTTAGTGGCGGTTTTAGGACTGCAACTACCTACGCTAAGGATATTTTGGGTTATGATGCCGACTTTTCAAATGCGCTACATGTAAAAGATGGAAAGCTTACAGGACTTGTCGGTGGTGACATGATGTTTAACTTCTCAAAGGGTGACATGTTGGTAAGACTTCAAAACATTCTTGGAGTTAGCGAAGATGAGACGCTTGTGTGTGGTGATGGAGCAAATGATTTATCTATGTTTGCTCACGCTGGAACTAGAGTAGCTTTTTGTGCTAGAGATATCCTGAAAAAAGAAGCAAATATTATAATAGAGACAAAAGATTTAACACAAATATTAAAAGAGTTGGACTAA
- the rpsR gene encoding 30S ribosomal protein S18 → MAERRKYKKRFCKYCESKVDFMDYKDVGALRFSLSERYKIMPRRLTGNCKRHQDMISTVIKRARAAALVPYTVTRKTVVTAPFENLR, encoded by the coding sequence ATGGCAGAAAGAAGAAAATACAAAAAAAGATTTTGTAAATATTGTGAATCAAAAGTAGATTTCATGGATTATAAAGATGTAGGAGCACTACGTTTTTCACTTTCAGAGAGATATAAAATCATGCCTCGTCGTTTAACAGGTAACTGTAAACGTCACCAAGACATGATATCAACAGTTATTAAAAGAGCTCGTGCAGCAGCATTAGTTCCATATACTGTAACTCGTAAAACAGTTGTAACTGCACCATTCGAAAACCTTAGATAG
- a CDS encoding methylenetetrahydrofolate reductase: MFDELINKLKNDTYITLETTPGHSPVFTPTVDKIAELGLDKLVDGFTTTDNPLAKLKYNALFAAKILQDRFNKPVIATMSMRDRNKIALQSDLLGANEVDIRAILALTGDPATISDQPHAKGVFEGDSSLLLDIISAFNSGMNYAGKPLAVKPKTLYPFAVVNSYAKNPKTLQKKIQKKIKHGAIGIITQPVYDVQNAIQLLELRDAANAECCSEDKKGELIIGLFPITKLRTAQFLSAHVPGINVPNSWLEALREANLKGADEEYKVGFELSKKLFDDVKKLHPKIHLMTANQFTLAKDLLS; the protein is encoded by the coding sequence TTGTTTGATGAACTGATAAATAAATTAAAAAACGATACATATATTACCTTGGAAACCACACCCGGTCACTCCCCTGTTTTCACTCCAACAGTAGATAAGATTGCAGAGCTGGGACTCGATAAGCTAGTAGATGGGTTTACTACCACTGACAATCCGCTGGCAAAACTAAAATACAACGCTCTTTTTGCAGCAAAAATATTGCAAGACAGATTTAATAAACCAGTTATAGCGACCATGAGCATGCGTGATAGAAATAAAATAGCATTGCAATCTGACCTGCTTGGTGCGAATGAAGTAGATATTAGAGCTATTTTGGCACTTACAGGCGACCCGGCAACGATATCTGACCAGCCACATGCAAAGGGTGTATTTGAGGGGGACAGTTCTCTTTTACTAGATATTATCTCTGCTTTTAACTCTGGCATGAACTATGCCGGAAAGCCACTTGCTGTAAAACCTAAAACACTCTACCCTTTTGCTGTGGTCAACTCTTATGCAAAAAATCCAAAAACACTTCAAAAGAAAATACAAAAAAAGATAAAACATGGAGCAATTGGAATTATCACCCAGCCTGTTTATGACGTGCAAAATGCCATACAGCTTTTAGAACTTCGCGATGCAGCAAATGCTGAGTGTTGCAGCGAAGATAAAAAAGGGGAACTTATTATTGGTCTATTCCCTATAACTAAGCTCCGTACTGCTCAATTTCTATCTGCTCACGTACCTGGAATAAATGTTCCAAACTCTTGGTTAGAAGCACTTAGAGAAGCCAATCTAAAAGGTGCTGATGAAGAGTACAAAGTTGGATTTGAACTTAGCAAAAAACTTTTTGATGATGTAAAAAAACTTCATCCTAAAATCCATCTAATGACGGCGAATCAGTTTACACTGGCAAAAGATTTATTAAGCTGA